TTGCCCGCATATCCGCAAAAAAATAAACCGTTTTTGGTGGCAGACTTAGCCAAAGATATTGCACGTTTCAATAGTAATTTAAGTGGTATCCAGCTCAATGCAGGAAACTCTCTAAATTGTGCAATGCAAAATGTGACTCTAAAAGAAAACAGTTGTGTTGAACAAGTAAAGCAATTGGCTCAAGTAAGTCAATTGACCCAAAGTGCCGTGAAGCCTTATTTAAATATGAGTAATCAGGCTCAGTTTAGTTTGTTGCTGACCCCTGATTTGGAGCATGTTGAAAATTTACCAGTGCTTTTAAAATCACTATTAACCCAACATGATTTGGTGAATTTAAAATTTAATATTGTGGGTAAGCAAAAACAATTTAAACAAGCCCTAGAACTTTTAAATACGCTTGATAAAAAATATAAGCAAAGAATTATGCTGACTTTAGCATTGCCAGAAAATGATCAGCAAAATGCTTGGCAAGAAGTGAAACAAGGAATGTTTGATATTCAGCGTATAGGTATTCAAAAATTTGGTGTTGATGGCTATAACACCGAAAACGCAAAAAATGTCCACAACTACTTATATAACCCGCTCAGCTTAAATTCGAGCTCTGTAATGTTTCAACCCTTTGCTGGTCTAGCGACTGAGGGGAAAAAGTAATGAGAGTATTCCTCGATATTCTATTTGCTTTTGCCTTTTTATATCCGCTACTTATGGCTTGGACATGGATGGTAGGTGGTCTCTGGTTTTTCTTTAAACGGGAATATCATGAACAGCAGTTACCTGAACCCTCAAATGAAGGGTGCAGTATTATTATTCCTTGTTTTAATGAAGAAGCACAGGTACGGCAAACTATTCGCTATGCCTTGCAAACAAAATATCCAAATTTTGAAGTTATTGCTGTCAATGATGGTAGTAGTGACAGAACGGCAGAAATTCTTGATGAACTTGCAGCTCAAGATACTCGATTGCGGGTCGTACACTTGGCAGAAAACCAAGGTAAGGCAGTAGCTTTAAAATCGGGTGTATTGGTGAGTAAATACGAATATTTAGTTTGTATTGATGGAGATGCTTTGCTGCATCCGCATGCTGTTCTTTGGCTCATGCAACCATTTCTAAACTTCCCGCGAATTGGTGCCGTTACGGGTAATCCTAGAATTTTAAATCGCTCAAGTATTTTAGGAAAATTACAGGTGGGTGAGTTTTCTTCAATTATTGGATTAATTAAACGGGCACAGCGTACGTATGGACGTATTTTTACGGTATCGGGTGTCATTGTAGCATTTAGAAAAACTGCCTTGGTCCGTGTTGGTTTCTGGTCTGATGACAAAATTACTGAAGATATTGATATCTCGTGGAAGCTTCAAATGGACCATTGGGATATCCAATATATTCCGCAAGCACTTTGTTATATTTATATGCCTGAAACTTTTAAGGGTCTTTGGAAGCAGCGTTTACGTTGGGCACAAGGTGGAGTGGAAGTATTATTAGAATACATCCCTAAAATGTTCAAAATTCGTCTGCGCCGTATGTGGCCCGTTATGCTGGAAGCTTTGGTCAGCATTGTTTGGTCATATGTCATGATTTTGATCTTTATTCTATTTTTTGTAGGATTGTTCTTTGATTTGCCTCAGCAATTTCAGATTAATTCACTGATGCCTCAGTGGTATGGCGTGATATTAGGTGGAACATGTCTTGTCCAGTTTTTAGTAAGTTTATGGATAGACCATCGTTATGATCGTGGCCGATTTTTTAGGAATTATTTTTGGGTAATTTGGTACCCATTGTTTTTCTGGCTACTCACCCTGTTTACCAGTGTTGTTGCAGTACCTAAAACTATATTTAACACGAAAAAGCGTGCTCGTTGGGTTAGCCCAGACCGAGGTTTCCGTGGAGATAATTCATGAAAAATGAAAAAAGTACTGAAGTAGAAGTCTTGGATATACCTGACTATATTGACCAACCTGAATATGTGAAAAATAAAGCCGCAAACTATACTTTACAGACAATTGGCTGGTTTTGTCTGATGTGGTTGCTTTTTCCACTTGTCTCATTATTTTTGTGGTTTTTCGAAGGCCATCTCATTTATGACTATGTATGGGTAGATAATATT
This window of the Acinetobacter sp. XH1741 genome carries:
- the pgaC gene encoding poly-beta-1,6-N-acetyl-D-glucosamine synthase produces the protein MRVFLDILFAFAFLYPLLMAWTWMVGGLWFFFKREYHEQQLPEPSNEGCSIIIPCFNEEAQVRQTIRYALQTKYPNFEVIAVNDGSSDRTAEILDELAAQDTRLRVVHLAENQGKAVALKSGVLVSKYEYLVCIDGDALLHPHAVLWLMQPFLNFPRIGAVTGNPRILNRSSILGKLQVGEFSSIIGLIKRAQRTYGRIFTVSGVIVAFRKTALVRVGFWSDDKITEDIDISWKLQMDHWDIQYIPQALCYIYMPETFKGLWKQRLRWAQGGVEVLLEYIPKMFKIRLRRMWPVMLEALVSIVWSYVMILIFILFFVGLFFDLPQQFQINSLMPQWYGVILGGTCLVQFLVSLWIDHRYDRGRFFRNYFWVIWYPLFFWLLTLFTSVVAVPKTIFNTKKRARWVSPDRGFRGDNS